One genomic window of Camelina sativa cultivar DH55 chromosome 5, Cs, whole genome shotgun sequence includes the following:
- the LOC104787415 gene encoding UDP-D-xylose:L-fucose alpha-1,3-D-xylosyltransferase 3-like: MAQQQQQRPILNRPISLLNRNGLLLLLLLALFVILGVLLPLTKSPLFLFPNTTSSSSLSPSSSSSSSSSSSSSLPSISDWRDYSLAQAAKFVAKNETVIVCAVSYPFLSFLSNWLISISRQKHHEKVLVIAEDYATLYKVNEKWPGHAVLIPPALDPQSAHKFGSQGFYNLTSRRPQHLLNILELGYNVMYNDVDMVWLQDPFDYLQGSHDVYFMDDMIDVKPLNHSHDIPPLSPSGVTYVCSCMIFLRSTDGAKLLMKKWVEEIQAQRWSNTEAKKPHDQPAFNRALHKTTHQVDAYLLPQSAFPSGGLYFRNETWVNETKGKHVVVHNNYIIGYDKKMKRFQDFNLWLLDDHALESPLGILKIYQEQQNTTEGKNQRKTGRKQRRNRGKKQKLP; this comes from the exons ATGgcgcagcagcaacaacaacgtCCAATCTTAAACCGTCCCATCTCTCTTCTCAACCGCAACGGTCTactcctccttctccttctaGCACTCTTTGTTATCCTTGGTGTATTGTTACCTTTAACTAAATCTCCTTTGTTCCTGTTTCCAAACACAacgtcatcttcttctctttctccttcttcttcttcttcttcttcttcttcttcttcttcttctttaccatcGATCTCCGACTGGCGCGACTATTCCCTTGCTCAAGCCGCTAAGTTTGTGGCTAAGAACGAGACTGTGATCGTCTGTGCCGTTAGCTACcctttcttgtcttttcttAGCAACTGGTTGATTAGCATTTCTAGACAGAAGCATCATGAAAAAGTTCTCGTGATCGCTGAAGATTACGCTACTCTTTACAAAGTCAACGAGAAGTGGCCTGGTCATGCTGTTCTCATTCCTCCAGCGTTGGATCCTCAGTCCGCACACAAATTTGGTTCTCAG GGTTTCTACAATCTGACATCCCGGAGGCCACAACATCTCTTGAACATTTTGGAGCTAGGTTACAATGTTATGTACAACGATGTTGATATGGTCTGGTTACAAGATCCGTTTGACTATTTACAAGGAAGCCACGACGTATACTTCATGGATGACATGATTGAT GTTAAGCCTTTGAATCACTCTCATGATATACCACCTCTGAGTCCAAGCGGAGTGACTTATGTATGTAGCTGCATGATCTTCTTGCGTTCAACTGATGGAGCAAAGCTTCTAATGAAGAAATGGGTTGAGGAGATTCAAGCTCAACGTTGGTCTAACACAGAGGCAAAGAAACCACATGACCAGCCTGCTTTTAATCGAGCACTTCATAAAACAACTCATCAA GTAGATGCCTACTTGCTTCCACAATCAGCTTTCCCATCAGGAGGATTGTACTTCAGGAATGAGACATGGGTTAATGAGACAAAGGGGAAACATGTCGTAGTCCACAATAACTACATTATCGGTTACGACAAGAAGATGAAACGCTTTCAAGATTTTAACCTATGGCTACTCGATGATCATGCTCTTGAGTCTCCACTAGGaatattaaa GATTTATCAAGAGCAGCAGAATACTACTGAAGGGAAAAATCAGAGGAAAACAGggagaaaacagaggagaaacAGGGGTAAGAAACAGAAGTTACCTTAG
- the LOC109132895 gene encoding defensin-like protein 199 gives MVITMKTLITCVFTIFFAISFVQSRTTRSGYGMLFDEVECFGGFEPCHDHGNVSCTNYCKDYQYDFGVCTQDRGCCCHGNIPK, from the exons ATGGTTATCACAATGAAAACTTTAATAACATGTGTTTTTACTATCTTTTTCGCCATATCTTTTGTTCAAAGTCGTACGACAAGATCGG GTTATGGAATGTTGTTTGACGAAGTGGAGTGCTTTGGAGGATTTGAACCGTGTCATGATCATGGGAACGTCAGTTGCACTAACTATTGTAAAGATTATCAGTATGATTTTGGCGTATGTACTCAAGACCGTGGATGTTGTTGTCATggaaatattccaaaataa
- the LOC104787417 gene encoding alkaline/neutral invertase A, mitochondrial codes for MSAIYLLRRFSSKPFSRFHRNIFFSTFSKESSPPDLSRTTRTIFTQRSVSSSIWFFPQSKISPNRREFSTSVETNPTVKSFEKIHVQSGVIVERIHKNEEEEEETVSRVNVERKALREESEAEKEAWRILENAIVRYCGSPVGTVAANDPGDKTPLNYDQVFIRDFVPSALAFLLKGEGEIVRNFLLHTLQLQSWEKTVDCYSPGQGLMPASFKVRTVALDENTTEEVLDPDFGESAIGRVAPVDSGLWWIILLRAYGKITGDFSLQERIDVQTGIKLIMNLCLADGFDMFPTLLVTDGSCMIDRRMGIHGHPLEIQSLFYSALRCSREMLSVNDSSKNLVRAINNRLSALSFHIREYYWVDIKKINEIYRYKTEEYSTDATNKFNIYPEQIPPWLMDWIPEQGGYLLGNLQPAHMDFRFFSLGNFWSIVSSLGTPKQNEAILNLMEAKWDDIIGNMPLKICYPALEYDDWRIITGSDPKNTPWSYHNSGSWPTLLWQFTLACMKMGRPELAEKALALAEKRLMADRWPEYYDTRSGKFIGKQSRLYQTWTVAGFLTSKLLLANPEMASLLFWEEDYELLDICACGLRKSDRKKCSRVAAKTQILVR; via the exons ATGAGCGCAATCTATCTACTCCGCAGATTCTCCTCGAAACCTTTTTCACGGTTTCACagaaacatcttcttctccactttcTCCAAAGAATCATCACCACCAGATTTATCACGAACCACCAGAACTATCTTCACCCAAAGATCTGTCTCTTCGTCCATTTGGTTTTTCCCTCAATCGAAGATTTCACCAAATCGACGAGAATTCTCAACATCTGTTGAAACCAATCCCACTGTCAAAAGCTTCGAGAAGATTCATGTTCAGAGCGGTGTAATTGTAGAAAGAATAcacaaaaacgaagaagaagaagaagaaacagtttCTAGAGTAAATGTAGAAAGGAAagctttgagagaagagagtgagGCTGAGAAAGAAGCGTGGAGGATTCTAGAAAACGCTATTGTTAGGTATTGTGGTTCTCCCGTTGGTACTGTGGCGGCGAATGATCCTGGGGATAAGACGCCTTTGAATTATGATCAAGTGTTTATTAGAGATTTTGTGCCTTCTGCTTTAGCGTTTTTGCTTAAAGGTGAAGGTGAGATTGTTAGGAACTTTCTCCTACATACATTGCAGCTTCAG AGCTGGGAGAAGACCGTAGACTGTTACAGTCCTGGCCAGGGATTGATGCCTGCAAGTTTTAAAGTAAGAACCGTGGCACTTGATGAGAACACTACGGAAGAGGTTTTGGATCCGGATTTTGGCGAATCAGCTATTGGCCGTGTTGCTCCTGTGGATTCTG GTTTGTGGTGGATTATTCTCTTACGTGCATATGGAAAGATAACTGGAGATTTCTCATTACAAGAAAGGATAGATGTTCAGACAGGCATAAAGCTTATCATGAACTTGTGTTTAGCAGATGGGTTTGATATGTTTCCAACACTTCTGGTCACTGATGGTTCTTGTATGATTGATCGTCGAATGGGTATTCATGGCCATCCCCTTGAAATCCAA TCCTTATTCTACTCGGCACTCAGATGCTCCCGTGAGATGCTTTCTGTTAATGACAGTTCCAAGAATCTTGTAAGAGCCATTAACAACAGATTAAGTGCTTTGTCCTTTCATATCAGAGAATACTACTGGGTGGACATAAAAAAGATCAATGAGATATACCGTTACAAGACAGAAGAGTATTCCACGGATGCTACCAACAAGTTCAACATCTATCCTGAGCAAATTCCTCCATGGCTTATGGACTGGATTCCCGAGCAAGGTGGGTATCTCCTCGGGAACCTACAACCTGCGCACATGGATTTCAGATTCTTCTCGCTTGGAAACTTTTGGTCTATTGTTTCCTCCTTGGGTACACCAAAGCAGAATGAAGCTATATTGAACTTAATGGAAGCTAAATGGGACGACATTATTGGGAATATGCCTCTTAAGATTTGTTACCCTGCATTAGAGTACGATGATTGGCGTATCATAACTGGAAGCGACCCAAAGAACAC GCCTTGGTCGTATCACAACAGTGGATCCTGGCCAACGCTTCTTTGGCAG TTCACATTAGCATGTATGAAGATGGGAAGACCAGAGCTAGCTGAGAAAGCTCTTGCATTGGCTGAAAAGAGACTGATGGCAGATCGTTGGCCAGAGTATTACGATACCCGATCTGGAAAATTCATTGGAAAGCAGTCTCGGCTTTACCAGACATGGACAGTCGCCGGATTCTTGACTTCTAAACTCCTTTTAGCAAATCCAGAGATGGCATCGCTGTTGTTCTGGGAAGAAGATTACGAACTTCTGGATATATGCGCATGTGGTCTCAGAAAATCTGACCGGAAGAAATGCTCAAGAGTCGCTGCCAAGACTCAGATTCTTGTTCGATGA
- the LOC104787418 gene encoding putative pentatricopeptide repeat-containing protein At1g56570 — protein sequence MSITTKLARSNAFKPIPNFVRSSLRNACAESSKNTESSHPYKPKKHHILATNLIVSYFEKGLVEEARSLFDEMPERDVVAWTAMITGYASSNYNARAWECFQEMFRKGTSPNEFTLSSVLKSCRNMKVLAYGASVHGVVVKLGMEGSLYVDNALMNMYATCSVTMESACLIFRDIKVKNDVTWTTLITGFTHLGDGIGGLKMYKQMFLENADVTPYCITIAVRASASIDSVTTGKQIHASVIKRGFQSNLPVMNSILDLYCRCGYLPEAKRYFNEMEDRDLITWNTLISELERSDSSEALLMFQRFESQGFVPSCYTFTSLVAACANIAALNCGQQLHGRIYRRGFNKNVELANALIDMYAKCGDIPDSQRVFGEIIERRNLVSWTSMMIGYGSHGYGAQAVELFDKMVCSGVRPDRIVFMAVLSACRHAGLVEKGLKYFKEMESEYGLTPDRDIYNCVVDLLGRAGKIGEAYELVEKMPFRPDESTWGAILGACKAHKHTGLISRLAAKKVMELKPRMVGTYVMLSYIYAAEGQWVDYARVRKMMRMMGNKKEAGMSWIQVENQVFSFAVSDKMCPNASSVYSVLGLLIEETKEAGYVPDLDSLVHDQEVGT from the exons ATGAGCATCACGACGAAACTTGCACGCTCCAATGCGTTTAAACCAATCCCAAACTTTGTGAGAAGCTCTCTACGCAACGCCTGCGCCGAGTCAAGTAAAAACACAGAGTCGTCTCATCCTTATAAACCCAAGAAGCATCACATTTTAGCAACAAATCTAATAGTTTCGTATTTCGAAAAAGGCTTAGTCGAAGAAGCACGCTcactgttcgacgaaatgcctgagAGAGACGTAGTAGCTTGGACCGCAATGATCACCGGTTACGCTTCTTCCAACTACAACGCTCGCGCTTGGGAGTGTTTTCAAGAGATGTTTAGGAAAGGAACGAGTCCAAATGAGTTCACGCTCTCGAGCGTTCTGAAGTCTTGTAGAAACATGAAGGTTTTGGCTTATGGTGCTTCTGTTCATGGGGTTGTTGTTAAACTTGGTATGGAAGGTTCTCTGTATGTTGACAATGCTTTAATGAATATGTACGCTACTTGTTCTGTAACAATGGAGTCGGCTTGTTTGATTTTTCGGGATATTAAGGTGAAGAATGATGTTACATGGACTACTCTAATCACCGGGTTTACACATTTGGGTGATGGCATTGGCGGTTTAAAGATGTATAAGCAAATGTTTCTG GAGAATGCTGATGTGACGCCTTACTGTATAACCATAGCGGTTAGAGCTTCCGCTTCAATTGATTCTGTTACAACCGGCAAGCAAATTCATGCATCAGTGATTAAACGCGGGTTTCAGTCTAACCTCCCGGTGATGAACTCTATACTGGACTTGTATTGCAGGTGTGGGTATTTACCAGAGGCGAAACGCTATTTCAATGAGATGGAAGATAGAGATCTGATCACATGGAACACTCTTATTTCTGAACTCGAGAGATCAGACAGCAGTGAAGCTCTGCTCATGTTTCAGCGGTTTGAATCACAAGGCTTTGTGCCTAGTTGTTACACTTTCACAAGCTTAGTTGCTGCATGTGCTAATATAGCAGCGTTGAACTGTGGCCAGCAACTTCATGGACGGATTTATAGAAGAGGGTTTAACAAGAACGTTGAGTTAGCTAATGCTTTGATCGATATGTATGCTAAATGTGGCGACATACCTGACTCTCAGAGAGTATTTGGAGAAATCATAGAGAGGAGGAATCTTGTGTCTTGGACTTCGATGATGATTGGGTACGGATCACATGGTTATGGAGCACAAGCTGTTGAGCTTTTCGACAAGATGGTTTGTTCAGGTGTTAGACCTGACCGGATTGTGTTCATGGCGGTTTTGAGCGCTTGCCGCCATGCTGGTCTAGTGGAGAAAGGATTGAAGTACTTTAAAGAGATGGAAAGCGAGTATGGTCTTACTCCAGACCGAGATATTTACAACTGTGTAGTGGATTTGCTTGGAAGAGCTGGAAAAATAGGTGAGGCTTATGAATTGGTTGAGAAGATGCCGTTTAGGCCAGATGAATCCACGTGGGGAGCGATTCTTGGTGCTTGTAAAGCTCATAAGCATACGGGATTGATAAGTAGATTAGCTGCAAAAAAGGTTATGGAGTTGAAACCGAGAATGGTGGGGACTTATGTTATGCTTTCGTACATCTATGCAGCAGAAGGGCAGTGGGTTGATTATGCGAGagtgaggaagatgatgaggatgatgggGAACAAAAAAGAAGCCGGTATGAGCTGGATCCAGGTCGAAAACCAGGTTTTTAGCTTTGCTGTGAGTGACAAAATGTGTCCTAATGCGAGTTCTGTGTATTCAGTCTTAGGGCTATTGATAGAAGAGACCAAAGAAGCTGGCTATGTTCCTGACTTAGACTCCTTAGTTCATGATCAAGAAGTCGGAACTTAA
- the LOC104787419 gene encoding uncharacterized protein LOC104787419 isoform X2 yields MGLVTDEVRARAEKYTGDELCREKTKEFLKEVSMPNGLLPLKDIEEVGYDRQTGIVWLKQKKSITHKFEAISKLVSYATEVTAQVEVGKIKKLSGVKAKELLIWVTLNELVLEEPISSGKINFKTPTGLSRTFPVSAFIVPEVEKPAIEKNNVKEAVAVTDA; encoded by the exons atgGGTTTGGTTACAGATGAAGTGAGAGCTAGGGCAGAGAAATACACAGGAGATGAGTTATGCCGTGAGAAGACAAAGGAGTTTCTCAAGGAAGTCTCTATGCCTAATGGGTTATTGCCATTGAAGGACATTGAAGAGGTCGGTTACGACAGACAGACAGGTATTGTGTGgttgaagcagaagaagagcaTCACCCACAAGTTTGAAGCTATTAGTAAACTTGTCTCTTACGCCACTGAG GTTACCGCCCAGGTGGAGGTCGGAAAGATCAAGAAGCTCAGCGGTGTTAAGGCCAAGGAGCTTCTTATCTGGGTCACTCTCAATGAGCTTGTCTTGGAGGAGCCGATTAGTTCAGGGAAGATCAATTTCAAGACACCGACCGGTCTGTCCAGGACTTTCCCAGTGTCTGCTTTTATTGTTCCTGAGGTTGAGAAGCCTGCAATTGAGAAGAACAATGTCAAAGAAGCTGTTGCAGTCACTGATGCTTAG
- the LOC104787419 gene encoding uncharacterized protein LOC104787419 isoform X1, giving the protein MGLVTDEVRARAEKYTGDELCREKTKEFLKEVSMPNGLLPLKDIEEVGYDRQTGIVWLKQKKSITHKFEAISKLVSYATEVTAQVEVGKIKKLSGVKAKELLIWVTLNELVLEEPISSGKINFKTPTGLSRTFPVSAFIVPEVEKPAIEKNNVKEAVAVTDA; this is encoded by the exons atgGGTTTGGTTACAGATGAAGTGAGAGCTAGGGCAGAGAAATACACAGGAGATGAGTTATGCCGTGAGAAGACAAAGGAGTTTCTCAAGGAAGTCTCTATGCCTAATGGGTTATTGCCATTGAAGGACATTGAAGAGGTCGGTTACGACAGACAGACAGGTATTGTGTGgttgaagcagaagaagagcaTCACCCACAAG TTTGAAGCTATTAGTAAACTTGTCTCTTACGCCACTGAGGTTACCGCCCAGGTGGAGGTCGGAAAGATCAAGAAGCTCAGCGGTGTTAAGGCCAAGGAGCTTCTTATCTGGGTCACTCTCAATGAGCTTGTCTTGGAGGAGCCGATTAGTTCAGGGAAGATCAATTTCAAGACACCGACCGGTCTGTCCAGGACTTTCCCAGTGTCTGCTTTTATTGTTCCTGAGGTTGAGAAGCCTGCAATTGAGAAGAACAATGTCAAAGAAGCTGTTGCAGTCACTGATGCTTAG